In the genome of Streptomyces sp. NBC_00190, one region contains:
- a CDS encoding IS5 family transposase (programmed frameshift) — MSTRPWIVDDDLWALIEPLLPPWPTRSPGPRPVADRLCLQGILYVLHNDIAWQLLPPELGFGSGQTCWRRLERWQQAGFFDQLHRILLAELNASGRLDWSRACVDGSHIRAKKGAADTGPSPVDRRKTGSKHHLICDGRGTPLKVVTTAANVNDVTQTLALVDGIPPVAGRPGRPRRRPDALLGDKGYESNPNREELCKRRILPVISRKGAPQHKGMGKLRYVVEQTFALLHQFKRLAVRWERRTELHDAFVSLACSLICWRRLNKSDS; from the exons GTGAGTACTCGGCCGTGGATCGTGGACGACGACTTGTGGGCACTGATCGAGCCGCTGCTGCCGCCCTGGCCGACGAGGTCGCCAGGGCCGCGGCCGGTGGCGGACCGGTTGTGCCTGCAGGGCATCCTGTACGTCCTGCACAACGACATCGCGTGGCAACTCCTGCCGCCTGAGCTGGGGTTCGGCTCGGGGCAGACCTGCTGGCGGCGCCTGGAGCGGTGGCAGCAGGCAGGGTTCTTCGACCAGCTGCACCGGATCCTGCTCGCCGAGCTGAACGCGTCCGGCCGGCTCGACTGGTCGAGGGCGTGCGTGGACGGCTCTCACATCCGGGCGAAAAAGGGGGCGGCCGACACCGGTCCGTCGCCGGTCGACCGGCGGAAGACGGGCAGCAAGCATCACTTGATCTGCGACGGACGCGGGACCCCGCTGAAAGTCGTCACGACCGCGGCCAATGTCAACGATGTCACCCAGACCCTCGCCCTGGTCGACGGCATCCCGCCCGTCGCGGGCCGCCCCGGCCGGCCCCGCAGACGCCCGGACGCCCTGCTCGGCGACAAGGGATACGAATCAAACCCCAACCGGGAAGAGCTGTGCAAACGCCGGATCCTGCCCGTCATCTCCCGCAAAGGCGCCC CCCAACACAAGGGCATGGGCAAGCTCCGCTACGTCGTCGAGCAGACCTTCGCCCTGCTCCACCAGTTCAAACGACTCGCCGTCCGCTGGGAGCGCCGCACCGAACTCCACGACGCCTTCGTCTCCCTGGCCTGCAGCCTCATCTGCTGGAGACGCCTCAACAAGTCCGACTCATGA
- a CDS encoding transposase domain-containing protein — protein MHPWVGLSDHVRLGVVTRWVTPELVAGVLEKCRVRDKKPGALPAGFMVYFTLALALFQQDSYDDVAEHLVGSVPELSASIPNKSSFTRARGRLGPLVLEGVFRELAGPLAPVGLQDSFYRGMRLAAVDGFVLDAPDTKVNRAAFGGPVKNGHPAGFPQVRVVTLTECGTHAQIDAAVGGFNGGERELAIALAVSAAGMLVVMDRNFPGVALWKAYLEAGSHLLLRARSPVAHRPVEHLADGTYSARMNLAWPEGCAPRRCAGPGDRVPRQRR, from the coding sequence ATGCATCCTTGGGTGGGGTTGTCCGATCATGTGCGGCTGGGGGTAGTGACCCGATGGGTGACTCCGGAACTCGTCGCCGGGGTGCTGGAGAAGTGCCGGGTCCGGGACAAGAAGCCCGGCGCTCTGCCCGCTGGGTTCATGGTCTATTTCACCCTTGCGCTGGCACTGTTCCAGCAGGACTCCTACGACGATGTCGCTGAACACCTGGTCGGCAGCGTCCCAGAGCTGAGTGCAAGCATTCCGAACAAGTCGTCGTTTACCCGGGCGCGCGGGCGTCTGGGTCCGCTGGTGTTGGAGGGCGTGTTCCGGGAGCTGGCCGGCCCGTTGGCGCCGGTCGGACTGCAGGACTCCTTCTACCGCGGGATGCGGCTGGCCGCGGTAGACGGGTTCGTGCTGGACGCACCGGACACGAAGGTGAACCGGGCCGCGTTCGGCGGGCCGGTCAAGAACGGCCACCCGGCAGGTTTTCCCCAGGTGAGGGTGGTGACGCTGACCGAGTGCGGCACCCACGCGCAGATCGACGCGGCGGTGGGCGGCTTCAACGGCGGCGAGCGTGAACTCGCGATTGCTCTGGCCGTTTCAGCGGCCGGGATGCTCGTGGTCATGGACCGCAACTTTCCCGGGGTCGCCTTATGGAAGGCGTATCTGGAAGCCGGGTCGCATCTCCTGCTCCGGGCCCGTTCACCCGTGGCCCACCGTCCGGTCGAGCATCTCGCTGACGGCACCTACTCGGCGAGGATGAATCTGGCCTGGCCAGAAGGGTGCGCACCCCGGCGGTGTGCTGGTCCGGGTGATCGAGTACCGCGTCAACGGCGGTGA
- a CDS encoding AraC family transcriptional regulator, translating into MLAGLQTSSVRGGFSGVAEAVEVEFTPLGAYMCLGLPLHHLANSHVHPDEVMGAGWSARLTEQLIAVPDWEGRWAVIENALERRMVDAPPPSPVITAAWSRLHACHGRISAKELAAATGRSSRRLQLLFREQIGLPPQSVSRILRFQRALTLPSDACRSLADRATLSGYYDQAHMNRDFRELAGLTPAQLCALADRAASRDRAPGDGRLPHVFDRE; encoded by the coding sequence ATGCTCGCTGGCCTGCAGACGTCGTCGGTAAGGGGCGGTTTCTCTGGCGTCGCGGAGGCGGTCGAGGTGGAATTCACCCCGCTCGGCGCGTACATGTGCCTGGGGTTGCCGCTGCACCACCTGGCCAACAGCCATGTGCACCCGGATGAGGTGATGGGCGCCGGCTGGTCAGCCAGGCTCACCGAGCAGCTCATTGCGGTACCGGACTGGGAAGGGCGCTGGGCGGTGATCGAGAACGCCCTGGAACGGCGGATGGTGGACGCTCCCCCGCCGTCACCGGTCATTACTGCGGCATGGAGCCGACTGCACGCCTGCCACGGGCGGATATCCGCCAAAGAACTTGCTGCGGCCACGGGCCGCAGCAGCCGGCGGTTGCAGTTGCTCTTCCGCGAGCAGATCGGACTGCCACCGCAATCCGTCAGCCGGATCCTCCGGTTTCAACGCGCGCTGACCTTGCCGTCCGACGCCTGCCGGTCGCTGGCTGACCGGGCGACTCTGAGTGGCTACTACGACCAGGCACACATGAACCGTGACTTCCGTGAGCTGGCCGGACTCACACCCGCACAGCTCTGTGCCCTCGCCGACCGAGCCGCCTCCCGAGATAGGGCTCCTGGCGACGGACGACTGCCCCATGTGTTCGATCGAGAATGA